One Bythopirellula goksoeyrii genomic window, TCGGCTTACCTCTCTGGAATTGCAACGTTGTCACTCATCGCAGCGTCAAAGAAATCCACGGTTTCCGTTTGTAGATTCTTCATAATCTCATCGGAGTGCCCCATTCCTTCCACAGTGTGCAATGTGCAGGGATATTGCTTGGCATGTAAGATCGCTTCCAAAGACCTACTGTGGGCGAAGGGTACGATCTGATCGCCTGTTCCGTGAATGAGCAGCAGTGGGGTCCTGGCAAATGCGTCGGCATGGAGTATTGCCGAGTTGGCTTGAAATGTCTTTCCATTAGATGGAGACTCGCCGCCGTAGGCATCTTGCATTATGGCTCCATACGCAGGCATTTCCCTGGCCCACTTGGCAAAATCAGTCATTGGCATCACTGCACAAATGGATCGCAATGAATTAGGATGTGATGCGCCATAGGCCAGTGCGGAGCCAGCCCCCATACTCGTTCCCATCAGGCTGACACGGCGGCCGTCAATATTCCACTCTTTAGTCCATTGGTCGATCAATACTTCGAGTGTCTGTGATGCCTCACGATTCATCCAATGCCTTGGCCCCAAGTTAGGAACGACGACGTAATAGTTACGCTCAGCCAACAACTTTCGAAGGCGCTCGCAGGACGATGCCTGGAGATTAAACACAGTATGCGAACCGCCTGATCCATAGAGATAAACAAGAAGTGCAGGCCTCCGCTGAGAGCCTTGGTGCGGAGGGTAAATTGTGACAGGGACCTTTGATTTGGAGTCTACAATCGAGTATTCACGGACTATGGGTGACATTTCTTCCACTACCGATTGGTAGTCATCACATGTCGCGAGTTTGGAGGAAATTTGGGTAAGCAGCAGGACGTAAATTCCAATGGCAGCTTGTTTCATAGACCGCACCACATAACCTTGAGAGATGGACTTGCCAATTAGTCCTGTTGTTGAGCGGTATTTAAGAGAATCTCCATACCCCGTTCATACCATTCATCGCCACATCGATGTCCAAGGTCAGGAGTCACAAAAAAGTCAACCAGCGAACGGCTTAACCCCTTTTTCTCATTCGCAGTATTAAGATCCAAGAAGAATTGGCAGCAACTTAAAGTACCAACCCGATCATCGTGATTCCCGATAGCCATATAGATCTTCTTTCCAGACAGATCGTCCGCAAACTTTGAGAGTCGAAGGTCTATAATTTCCGGCTTGTCCTTCATCGGTTCGATTTCACTGAGATCTCGCCAATCGGTAACAGGAGCAAAACCTCCGCCAATATTCAGTCTTTCATCTGCAGCCATCAGCCTAAAGGCCATGTAGGCGTAGCGGGAAATACCCGTCACAACGATGCGATCCGGCTTAGCCCATCCTTGCACAATGCAGTAATCGATTACTGCTTGGGCCTCTTCGATAAATTCCAAGGTGGGGTCAGGACCCTCAGCAGCCATCTCCCCAAAGGTTCCCAAAGATGAGGCGACACTAGGAACACTAAGGCTAACAGCGCGATGCCCTCGTTCCAAGAAGTATTTTGCAGGAAGATCGTTTGGCGGCAGTAGATGAGTATTAGCCCCACCAATTGTAAGTAACAATAACGGGTCGGAGTGAATCTTCTCCTTCGAGGGAGAGGCAATGACCGCAGGGACCTGACGGCCGTCGACATCTACATCGAATTCAACCACCTCCAAACCTTGATCAATTAACGGCGCGTAGACATTGTCGGATTCCTTCTTCTTGTCGCTTGCCTGATCCGCATTTCCTGGTGAGATAAAGAGGAATACCAGTGGCAAGCAAAGGAGTAGTGAATAATTCATAA contains:
- a CDS encoding alpha/beta hydrolase family protein, with translation MKQAAIGIYVLLLTQISSKLATCDDYQSVVEEMSPIVREYSIVDSKSKVPVTIYPPHQGSQRRPALLVYLYGSGGSHTVFNLQASSCERLRKLLAERNYYVVVPNLGPRHWMNREASQTLEVLIDQWTKEWNIDGRRVSLMGTSMGAGSALAYGASHPNSLRSICAVMPMTDFAKWAREMPAYGAIMQDAYGGESPSNGKTFQANSAILHADAFARTPLLLIHGTGDQIVPFAHSRSLEAILHAKQYPCTLHTVEGMGHSDEIMKNLQTETVDFFDAAMSDNVAIPER
- a CDS encoding alpha/beta hydrolase family protein; this translates as MNYSLLLCLPLVFLFISPGNADQASDKKKESDNVYAPLIDQGLEVVEFDVDVDGRQVPAVIASPSKEKIHSDPLLLLTIGGANTHLLPPNDLPAKYFLERGHRAVSLSVPSVASSLGTFGEMAAEGPDPTLEFIEEAQAVIDYCIVQGWAKPDRIVVTGISRYAYMAFRLMAADERLNIGGGFAPVTDWRDLSEIEPMKDKPEIIDLRLSKFADDLSGKKIYMAIGNHDDRVGTLSCCQFFLDLNTANEKKGLSRSLVDFFVTPDLGHRCGDEWYERGMEILLNTAQQQD